CCGTATTGAAGATACCGATCAAAAGAGGAATATTGAAGGCGGCGAGGAAAGCCAGCTTAAATATTTAAAGTGGCTTGGCATCGATTGGGATGAGGGTGTTGATGTTGGCGGACAATACGGGCCGTACCGTCAGTCTGAAAGGAACGACCTTTACAAGGAGCTGTACCAGGAGCTTTTGGATAAGGGCTTGGCTTATAAATGCTATTGTACGGAAGAAGAGCTTGAGGCAGAGCGTGAAGGACAGGTCGAGCGCAATGAAACACCAAAATATTCAGGCAAGTGCAAGCACCTAACCGAGGAGGAGCAAGAGGAATTGGCTGCTGAAGGAAGAAAGCCGAGCATCCGTTTTGCCGTTCCTGCAGGGGAGGTCCTTACTTTCAAGGATATGGTCAAGGATGACGTTTCATTTGAAACGGATGGTTTTGGTGATTTTGTCATCGTTAAAAAGGATGGCATTCCAACTTATAACTTTGCGGTGGCTGTCGATGATCACTTGATGAAGATATCTCATGTGCTTCGCGGGGACGATCATATCTCCAATACTCCAAAGCAAATGATGATCTATGAAGCTTTCGGCTGGGAGCCGCCAGTCTTTGGTCATATGACACTGATTGTGAACGAAAGCAGGAAGAAATTAAGTAAACGGGATGAATCGATCATTCAATTCATCGAGCAATATGAAGAACTGGGTTACCTTCCTGAAGCTTTATTCAATTTCATCACATTACTTGGATGGTCTCCGGTCGGGGAGGAAGAGATCTTCACGAAGGAAGAGTTCATTAATATTTTCGATGCAGAGCGATTGTCGAAATCACCGGCACTTTTCGATAAGCAAAAGCTTACGTGGATGAATAATCAATATGTGAAGCAATTGGATCCTGATTCCGCAGTGGAATTATCAATGCCACACTTGATTAAAGCGGGCAAGGTATCGGAAACTCTGTCGGCTTCTGAGAAAGAGTGGGTCCATGGTCTAGTATCGCTTTATCAGGAGCAGATGAGCTATGGTGCGGAAATCGTGGAGCTATCCCAACTGTTTTTCAAAGATGAGGTCGAGTTCGAACCGGAAGCGAAGGAAGTGCTGGCTGAGGAACAGGTTCCGGAGGTCATGAAGGCTTTCCTTCAGGAAATCGACGGTCTGGAAGAGTTTAATGCAGATGAAATCAAGAAGTCGATTAAAGCGGTCCAAAAGAGCACAGGCCATAAAGGGAAAAAGTTATTCATGCCAATTCGGGCGGCCGTTACCGGTCAAACACATGGTCCTGACTTGCCTAAGGCGATTTCGTTATTGGGTAAGGAAAAAATTAAACAGCGGCTTCAGAGTATTTTATATTAACAATTAGTCAAAAATGTAATATAGTATTTAATAATCTTACAAAAGAACGCGTAGATGGGGAGAAGTAAGAAAATGATGCTTTTTAGAGAGAACCATAACCTGCTGAAAGTGGTTTAAGCCTCTCGTTTTCTGAAATGCACCCCTGAGTCCTTTGCTGAACTAACC
This genomic stretch from Peribacillus muralis harbors:
- the gltX gene encoding glutamate--tRNA ligase, translating into MSSDIRVRYAPSPTGHLHIGNARTALFNYLYARNKGGKFIIRIEDTDQKRNIEGGEESQLKYLKWLGIDWDEGVDVGGQYGPYRQSERNDLYKELYQELLDKGLAYKCYCTEEELEAEREGQVERNETPKYSGKCKHLTEEEQEELAAEGRKPSIRFAVPAGEVLTFKDMVKDDVSFETDGFGDFVIVKKDGIPTYNFAVAVDDHLMKISHVLRGDDHISNTPKQMMIYEAFGWEPPVFGHMTLIVNESRKKLSKRDESIIQFIEQYEELGYLPEALFNFITLLGWSPVGEEEIFTKEEFINIFDAERLSKSPALFDKQKLTWMNNQYVKQLDPDSAVELSMPHLIKAGKVSETLSASEKEWVHGLVSLYQEQMSYGAEIVELSQLFFKDEVEFEPEAKEVLAEEQVPEVMKAFLQEIDGLEEFNADEIKKSIKAVQKSTGHKGKKLFMPIRAAVTGQTHGPDLPKAISLLGKEKIKQRLQSILY